The Amyelois transitella isolate CPQ chromosome Z, ilAmyTran1.1, whole genome shotgun sequence genome contains a region encoding:
- the LOC132904001 gene encoding uncharacterized protein LOC132904001, producing MIHVAWWAACLTIASARVFDNCELARELQEHGVNRDHIATWVCIAFHESRLDTAAQNYGSGDHGIFQISELFWCGPGKACGVPCSAFRDDDIKDDIQCSLQIHEEHTRLQGDGFLAWVVYPQHCKQNTKKYLAECDSFPKNFAAKSQHKPKIIELYERNATAERTLSPNARVPQNNYYSDFQKPAFLAVSDIFRNNFKYDFEQAGRRKNLIDDKIKNVDDLKLPRFSSNINNLPSTTTKSPATTTTTGATIITTTVPPFVPWKVIETNQFRNRIPQDAKDLVRSGFKKDFGVSRYEITSKLPYSKPILPPLSRSLLTSTTYRQAFPTTTSYPRTTRALTNFPEHSTTLNSQRSSLSPLPTRSPFDYLSFRKQSSQNTPSLTTRIWTTKARTTPPPTTGLPLKSSRFEPSKPTQSVFDLYLNPTKRSLPSYKFNSDRNSPFKLTIFSGGTTTLAPSYKV from the coding sequence ATGATACATGTCGCGTGGTGGGCCGCCTGCCTCACGATCGCGAGCGCGCGGGTTTTCGACAACTGCGAGTTGGCGCGCGAACTCCAAGAACACGGCGTTAATCGGGACCACATAGCGACTTGGGTGTGCATCGCTTTCCACGAGTCCCGCCTCGACACCGCGGCCCAGAACTACGGCAGTGGGGATCACGGCATCTTCCAGATCAGCGAACTGTTCTGGTGCGGCCCCGGCAAGGCTTGCGGCGTTCCCTGCTCCGCCTTCAGGGATGACGACATCAAAGACGACATTCAGTGCTCCCTGCAAATCCACGAGGAGCACACGCGGCTGCAGGGCGACGGGTTCCTGGCCTGGGTAGTCTACCCGCAGCATtgtaaacaaaacacaaaGAAGTATCTAGCTGAATGCGATAGCTTTCCGAAGAATTTCGCCGCTAAAAGTCAACACAAACCGAAAATTATCGAACTTTACGAGAGGAATGCGACCGCCGAGCGCACTCTCAGTCCGAACGCTCGGGTACCTCAAAATAATTACTACAGTGATTTCCAAAAGCCAGCATTTTTAGCGGTCAGCGATATTTTTCGGAACAACTTCAAATATGATTTCGAACAAGCTGGTAGAAGAAAAAATCtgattgatgataaaattaaaaacgtcGATGATTTAAAACTTCCTCGATTTAGCAGCAATATTAATAATCTTCCGAGTACAACCACTAAATCGCCTGCAACGACAACTACAACAGGAGCCACTATTATAACTACCACTGTGCCTCCGTTTGTGCCTTGGAAAGTGATCGAAACCAATCAATTCCGAAACAGAATCCCACAGGACGCGAAAGATTTAGTGCGATCTGGCTTTAAAAAAGACTTTGGGGTGTCGAGATACGAAATTACTTCTAAGTTGCCTTATTCTAAACCTATTCTGCCACCTTTATCACGGAGTTTACTAACTTCGACTACATATAGGCAAGCGTTCCCAACGACAACTTCCTATCCACGGACTACAAGAGCTCTAACTAACTTCCCTGAGCATTCAACAACATTAAACTCTCAAAGGTCTTCCTTATCGCCACTTCCGACAAGATCACCATTTGACTACTTATCATTTCGGAAACAATCTTCACAAAACACTCCATCGTTAACAACGAGAATATGGACAACAAAAGCCCGGACCACACCACCACCTACCACGGGATTGCCACTTAAATCGTCAAGATTCGAACCTTCAAAGCCGACGCAATCAGTATTCGATCTTTATCTAAACCCTACAAAGCGCTCACTTCCTTCATACAAATTCAATTCAGACAGAAACAGCCCGTTCAAGTTGACGATTTTCTCTGGCGGCACCACGACTCTCGCTCCGTCGTATaaggtttaa